The following coding sequences lie in one Novipirellula aureliae genomic window:
- a CDS encoding sulfatase has translation MNRLLYLISTGLLFACGALQAAEKVQGRPNVLFIAVDDLNDWVGVLEGHPQAYTPNLDRLAERGVYFTNAHCAAPVCTTSRQSLLSGLAPTTSGWVNGIPKNAEEYDQVLAGRKPLPTLFRDNGYVTMAAGKIYHKGVQDFSYPLWDETLSSNYGFDKSGAWYRNSHFNPFPPDGGAIFQANGGRVKGDTLCWAALEDDEMPKKGMPDEQIAAWAVEQLGQKHEKPFFMAVGFLRPHNPYTAPKKYFERYPLESIKVPEVPKDELNDIPLYGKAMIYGTLPKGDHKEVLDLSPTYWQELVRAYLACTTFADDQVGRVLDALDASPYADNTIIVLWSDHGQHLGEKRHWRKQALWEESTRVPLFFSVPGMTTHGDLRDQPVSLLDIFPTLTELCGLPKQELDGVSLVPMLKDDDAERGAPVVTTRYHGNHAVRSLDWRYIRYRDGSEELYDHRMDPGEHVNLASNPEFAEELKTHRDYLLNNEAAGDADADFPKDSYDTRVEQFQKKGLPDWLK, from the coding sequence ATGAATAGGTTGTTGTATTTGATTAGTACTGGTTTGCTGTTTGCCTGTGGCGCGCTTCAAGCTGCGGAGAAGGTTCAGGGTAGACCGAATGTGTTGTTTATTGCGGTGGATGATCTGAATGACTGGGTGGGTGTGCTCGAAGGGCATCCGCAGGCCTACACACCCAATCTCGACCGGCTTGCTGAACGGGGTGTCTATTTCACGAACGCGCACTGTGCGGCACCGGTCTGCACAACATCGAGGCAATCGTTGTTAAGCGGACTCGCCCCAACCACGTCCGGATGGGTAAATGGTATCCCAAAAAATGCGGAAGAGTACGATCAGGTGTTGGCTGGCCGAAAGCCGTTGCCGACGCTTTTCCGGGACAACGGGTATGTGACGATGGCGGCTGGGAAAATTTATCACAAGGGCGTGCAGGATTTCAGTTATCCACTTTGGGATGAAACGCTTTCGAGTAACTATGGCTTCGACAAGTCGGGAGCATGGTATCGAAATAGTCATTTTAATCCGTTTCCGCCGGATGGCGGCGCAATTTTCCAGGCGAACGGGGGACGGGTGAAAGGCGACACTCTGTGTTGGGCCGCATTGGAAGATGATGAAATGCCCAAGAAGGGTATGCCCGACGAGCAGATCGCCGCATGGGCGGTTGAGCAGTTGGGCCAAAAACATGAAAAACCGTTTTTCATGGCGGTGGGTTTTTTGCGGCCACACAATCCCTATACCGCACCGAAGAAATATTTCGAACGGTACCCGTTGGAATCGATTAAGGTGCCCGAAGTGCCGAAGGATGAGCTGAACGATATTCCGCTGTACGGGAAGGCGATGATTTATGGAACGCTGCCGAAAGGCGACCACAAAGAAGTGCTCGACCTCAGCCCGACCTACTGGCAGGAACTCGTCCGGGCTTATCTGGCGTGCACCACGTTTGCCGATGATCAGGTCGGCCGGGTACTCGATGCGCTGGATGCGAGTCCCTATGCCGACAACACCATCATTGTGTTGTGGAGCGACCACGGTCAGCACCTCGGCGAAAAGCGGCATTGGCGCAAGCAGGCTCTATGGGAGGAATCCACACGGGTACCACTCTTTTTCTCGGTTCCGGGCATGACAACTCATGGAGATCTTCGAGATCAACCGGTGAGCCTGCTCGACATTTTCCCGACATTGACCGAGCTGTGCGGACTCCCTAAGCAGGAGCTCGATGGCGTGAGTCTCGTTCCGATGCTGAAAGATGACGATGCGGAGCGGGGCGCTCCGGTTGTGACAACCCGCTATCACGGGAATCATGCGGTGCGGAGCCTGGATTGGCGTTACATCCGCTACCGCGATGGATCGGAAGAACTTTACGATCACCGCATGGATCCAGGCGAGCATGTGAACCTGGCTTCGAATCCGGAATTTGCTGAGGAGCTGAAGACGCACCGGGACTATCTGCTGAATAACGAAGCGGCCGGGGATGCGGATGCTGATTTTCCAAAGGACAGTTACGACACACGGGTTGAGCAGTTTCAAAAAAAAGGCCTGCCAGACTGGCTGAAATAA
- a CDS encoding DUF1559 domain-containing protein, producing the protein MRTQIPNNRATGFTLVELLVVIAIIGVLVGLLLPAVQAAREAARRMSCSNNFKQIGLAIHNYHSAYNQLPTHGSGTDGRVRQPQPERSAHHADELMDNNNVLSMLVGIMPFMEQQSLWEQISNPLANPGGTPNPWSPMGPSPGTIDYTPWVTNIPALRCPSDPGTGLPGLGRTNYAACLGDSTWFSTVYRHSDYDGSDQTSAEHLRAAQRGLFVLFHTTRFRGCSDGLSNTIAMGEIISYLGDNDTRGSVPNDDLGGNNATLEALRDNPLACRSWINPESPRFWSGTVDRSAFCRGFRWADASSVFSSSMTILPPNAEICGGHNFDDTTITATMSSQHQGGCHVLMGDGAVKFITDSIDAGNSSNGNVWLEGTAANNNKAGSKSPYGLWGALGTRASKETIEAEL; encoded by the coding sequence ATGCGTACCCAAATCCCGAACAATCGAGCGACTGGTTTCACGCTAGTGGAGCTGCTAGTCGTCATCGCCATTATTGGCGTCCTCGTCGGCTTACTTCTACCCGCGGTGCAGGCTGCACGCGAAGCGGCTCGGCGAATGAGTTGCAGCAACAATTTCAAACAAATCGGCTTGGCGATTCACAACTACCACTCGGCATACAATCAGCTTCCAACTCACGGCTCTGGGACGGATGGGAGAGTGCGGCAACCGCAACCGGAGCGAAGCGCACATCATGCTGACGAGTTAATGGACAATAACAATGTTCTGAGCATGTTGGTGGGGATCATGCCATTTATGGAACAGCAATCGCTTTGGGAACAGATCAGCAACCCGCTAGCAAACCCTGGCGGTACACCAAACCCATGGAGCCCCATGGGGCCGAGTCCGGGCACAATCGACTACACGCCTTGGGTGACCAACATTCCCGCGCTACGGTGCCCCAGTGACCCAGGGACAGGTTTGCCCGGTTTAGGCCGAACAAATTACGCGGCATGCCTGGGAGATTCGACTTGGTTCAGTACGGTGTACCGGCATAGCGATTATGACGGAAGCGACCAAACATCGGCAGAACATCTTCGTGCGGCGCAACGTGGCCTTTTTGTTCTGTTTCATACCACCCGATTCCGAGGCTGCTCAGATGGACTCTCCAATACGATTGCCATGGGCGAAATCATTAGTTACTTGGGTGACAATGACACTCGAGGATCGGTTCCCAATGATGATTTAGGTGGCAACAACGCTACACTGGAAGCTTTACGCGACAATCCTCTCGCCTGCCGGAGCTGGATCAATCCCGAAAGCCCTCGATTCTGGAGTGGCACCGTTGATCGCAGTGCCTTCTGCCGCGGTTTCCGCTGGGCGGATGCATCGTCGGTCTTCTCATCCAGCATGACCATCCTCCCGCCCAATGCGGAAATCTGCGGTGGGCATAATTTCGATGACACGACGATTACCGCAACCATGTCAAGTCAGCACCAAGGTGGTTGTCATGTCCTGATGGGTGATGGGGCAGTCAAATTTATCACCGATTCGATTGACGCTGGAAATTCATCCAATGGTAATGTTTGGTTGGAAGGTACTGCCGCGAACAACAATAAAGCTGGATCGAAAAGCCCCTATGGACTTTGGGGCGCGCTCGGAACACGCGCGTCAAAGGAAACGATCGAAGCGGAACTGTAA
- a CDS encoding sialate O-acetylesterase: MKRAFIVTIFLMVGGFAHAVESSDGQRSSGIHKREVYLLIGQSNMAGRAPIESMDEGPIDGCELLNAEGKWEPATNPLNKYSTVGKKLSVQKLNPGYGFAKRLHELRPGISVGLVVNARGGTSISKWAKTSTEYDYYSAAVARTQAALADGNSRLAGILWHQGESDGNRTGSYMKKLTALIADLRADFNAPDLPFIAGQVEMDDTDGKPSRVFNDVIIQLPTVVSNTAVVSTEGLLTLDGTHFDSASQRELGRRYADALLSLK; this comes from the coding sequence ATGAAAAGAGCGTTTATTGTTACGATTTTTTTGATGGTTGGAGGGTTCGCCCACGCGGTAGAAAGCTCGGATGGGCAACGTTCGTCGGGGATTCACAAACGCGAAGTTTATCTTCTGATCGGACAGTCCAATATGGCAGGGCGGGCGCCGATTGAATCGATGGATGAGGGGCCGATCGATGGCTGTGAACTGTTGAATGCGGAGGGGAAATGGGAGCCGGCTACCAATCCGCTCAATAAATATTCAACGGTTGGAAAGAAGCTGTCGGTTCAAAAGTTGAATCCAGGGTATGGGTTTGCAAAACGGTTGCATGAGCTGCGACCCGGAATTTCCGTGGGGCTGGTGGTCAACGCTCGCGGCGGAACCAGCATCTCCAAGTGGGCCAAAACGTCAACCGAGTATGATTATTATTCAGCAGCCGTGGCCCGTACTCAGGCCGCGCTCGCGGATGGTAACAGCCGCCTGGCTGGCATTCTCTGGCATCAAGGTGAATCGGATGGAAATCGAACCGGGTCCTACATGAAGAAACTGACCGCGTTGATTGCCGATCTGCGTGCGGACTTCAATGCTCCGGATTTACCCTTCATTGCCGGCCAGGTGGAAATGGATGATACCGATGGTAAACCATCCCGCGTGTTCAATGACGTCATTATACAGTTGCCGACCGTCGTTTCTAATACGGCGGTCGTATCGACCGAAGGTCTTTTGACCTTGGATGGAACTCATTTTGATTCGGCCAGTCAGCGCGAACTGGGTCGCCGTTATGCGGATGCCTTGCTGAGCTTGAAATAA
- a CDS encoding right-handed parallel beta-helix repeat-containing protein, translated as MRQCMAGFAALLIAATSAMAVEMDSENLGGAASDPVALIVSPAGPISTLEEARLRVREIKTEHPGQAIEVLIKGGTYPLRKTVVYGLEDSGTEGAPVTYKAFPGEEPVFTGGVPITGWEKMSTYPEGVSEEAKGNLWVAEIPKNIGEDWYIRSLYDGEELLQRATSGSCYYQDIKKRNDYNSDGKNVTGSLEYEGDPVEPFDRDVYFRGNDIRDWKNPQDIELKLKDRPWLVTLISLEKIDLEKKFARLSVDPAYQPRNPRMKYRVMNAIDYLDEPGEWVVNTQEGRIYMWPKKDIANMNVVAPYLREFIRVEGKEDGPFAKHLNFEGLTFMQGARDEIEEGDKGLQHDWEMYDKGNAVIRFRFAEDCGVASCTIKSSSGTGIRMDLHCQRIIITNNLLKYLGGGGVVLSGYGPGTKDVNKYNVVHDNYIHHIGQILLHAPGIFITQSGHNEISHNTIQDVPYNGIVVSGCRPHEFYLVKRIPFKRAWVSSIRVEECDPYIQKGLAARRHNSIEHFLPLIHARENNIMMNDISRTLLELHDGNAIYFSAMGENNVVERNYLHENYDTAGAIRLDDNPSFTIIRENVISESEKGMGLKGPADVINNFIFTETFLRGSTLPAWVGGTKKSLPQRNIFMPPASSKSSNGLYLTDGRATNRPFYENLPKMEDSIYFTENTSEPYVPKAELGSDLFTGQSVTLGEDSVKLLYADPMFDEEAMKEGHYRFKTGSPAKKLGIKPIDLRKVGSSLANPKAVH; from the coding sequence ATGAGACAGTGCATGGCCGGTTTTGCGGCATTATTGATTGCGGCTACTTCCGCAATGGCAGTTGAGATGGATTCTGAGAATTTGGGTGGGGCGGCATCCGATCCGGTGGCCCTTATTGTCAGTCCCGCTGGTCCGATTTCAACTCTAGAAGAGGCCCGGTTGCGAGTCAGGGAAATAAAGACGGAGCACCCCGGACAAGCGATTGAAGTGTTGATTAAAGGTGGTACCTATCCTTTGCGAAAGACCGTTGTGTATGGTTTGGAGGATTCCGGGACAGAAGGGGCGCCTGTCACCTATAAAGCGTTCCCCGGCGAGGAGCCTGTCTTTACCGGCGGGGTTCCAATTACTGGATGGGAAAAAATGTCCACCTATCCCGAAGGTGTATCTGAAGAAGCCAAGGGTAATCTTTGGGTCGCTGAGATTCCCAAGAATATTGGCGAAGACTGGTACATTCGATCACTCTATGATGGCGAGGAGCTCCTTCAACGTGCGACCTCCGGTAGCTGTTACTACCAAGACATCAAAAAGCGAAATGATTACAACTCGGATGGTAAAAACGTAACGGGCTCGCTGGAGTATGAGGGCGACCCCGTTGAGCCTTTTGATCGCGATGTTTATTTCCGTGGGAATGATATTAGGGACTGGAAGAATCCCCAGGATATCGAGCTCAAGCTAAAAGACCGCCCTTGGTTAGTCACCCTGATTTCGTTGGAGAAAATCGATCTGGAAAAGAAGTTTGCACGCCTTTCAGTGGATCCGGCTTACCAGCCACGAAATCCTCGTATGAAATATCGGGTCATGAACGCGATCGACTATCTGGATGAACCAGGCGAGTGGGTGGTGAATACACAAGAAGGTCGTATCTACATGTGGCCGAAAAAGGATATTGCCAACATGAATGTGGTTGCGCCGTATCTCAGGGAGTTCATTCGGGTCGAGGGTAAAGAAGACGGTCCATTCGCAAAGCATCTGAATTTCGAGGGCTTGACCTTTATGCAGGGTGCGCGTGATGAAATTGAGGAAGGGGATAAAGGACTGCAACACGACTGGGAAATGTATGACAAGGGCAATGCGGTGATTCGGTTCCGCTTTGCGGAAGACTGCGGTGTCGCATCCTGCACCATAAAGTCAAGTAGCGGCACGGGCATTCGCATGGATCTGCACTGTCAGCGAATCATCATTACCAACAACCTTCTGAAGTATCTCGGTGGGGGTGGGGTTGTGCTCAGTGGCTATGGTCCCGGGACAAAGGATGTGAATAAATATAACGTTGTTCATGACAATTACATCCACCATATCGGTCAAATATTATTGCATGCCCCCGGGATATTCATTACCCAAAGCGGGCACAACGAAATCTCTCACAATACGATCCAGGACGTTCCCTACAACGGAATTGTTGTGAGCGGCTGTCGACCTCATGAGTTTTACCTCGTGAAGCGGATCCCTTTCAAGCGTGCCTGGGTTTCTTCGATTCGTGTCGAGGAGTGTGACCCCTATATTCAAAAGGGGCTGGCCGCTCGACGGCACAACAGCATCGAGCACTTTCTTCCGTTGATACACGCCCGTGAAAATAACATCATGATGAATGATATATCACGCACGCTTCTGGAGTTGCACGACGGCAATGCGATCTATTTTTCCGCCATGGGCGAGAATAATGTGGTGGAGCGCAACTATTTGCACGAAAACTATGATACCGCGGGCGCCATTCGCCTGGATGATAACCCGAGCTTCACCATTATCCGGGAAAACGTGATCTCGGAATCGGAGAAAGGGATGGGACTCAAGGGGCCTGCGGATGTCATCAATAACTTCATTTTTACGGAAACCTTTTTGCGCGGGAGCACCTTGCCAGCGTGGGTGGGCGGCACAAAAAAATCATTGCCGCAGCGAAATATCTTTATGCCACCGGCCTCCTCCAAGTCGAGCAATGGTCTCTATCTAACAGATGGTCGTGCGACCAATCGGCCCTTTTATGAGAACCTCCCTAAAATGGAAGATTCGATTTATTTCACGGAAAACACGAGTGAACCGTATGTGCCCAAAGCAGAGCTCGGCAGCGATCTGTTCACGGGGCAGTCTGTGACGCTGGGCGAGGATTCCGTGAAATTATTATACGCTGATCCCATGTTTGATGAAGAAGCGATGAAGGAAGGGCACTATCGTTTTAAGACAGGCTCGCCCGCCAAAAAACTCGGTATTAAACCGATCGATTTGCGTAAGGTTGGCTCCTCGTTGGCAAATCCCAAGGCGGTCCATTAG
- a CDS encoding family 43 glycosylhydrolase, with product MKLIKSCSTIMLLSLLAVQCFAANPIITHMFTADPSAHVWEDGKMWIYPSHDQDDATSYGSMNGHHVFSSEDLITWTDHGQIMHTDDISWARSGHLWAPDCAYKDGTYYYYYPVRDKQNKNRIGVATSDSPAGPFTDSGSYIEGTDEIDPACFVDDDGQAYLYWGGHHLRFVTLNDDMKSHSGVTHVELPNFYEGPWMHKRNGVYYLSYASGVQKPIVYCTSSSPTGPFTYRGVLMDAEVTGGATNHHSIVKFKGKWYIFYHNIALSDISCRRSVCVDRLHYNDDGTIKKVVQTKESVAPVPYNLALNKAATQSSTAQDAGPGRAIDGETRGKKDDASVTCTNREANAWWQVDLGSDYIIGDIKIWNAIGADAAAKFGGYTISVLDSNQVEVWSSHQTAPAERPTTVAVGGAIGRTIKVQLAGENALSLAEVEVIGSSIPILPEISTDLNIAEKKSVTASASSTHSSSYSAQKAFDGNLGTRWASTGESTPWLEVEFDSTVTVHGVKIVEYHDRIRSYKVQVYNESWETIFVGGNPSSNKTYDFPAVTGSKFRLQVTEATDGPTIKELELYVDAESDPSVSLD from the coding sequence ATGAAATTGATAAAGAGCTGTTCGACAATCATGCTGTTATCTTTGCTGGCGGTGCAATGTTTTGCGGCGAACCCCATCATCACTCATATGTTTACCGCAGACCCATCAGCGCATGTCTGGGAAGACGGCAAGATGTGGATTTATCCTTCCCATGATCAGGATGATGCAACGAGCTATGGTTCGATGAATGGGCATCATGTGTTTTCTTCAGAGGATCTGATCACCTGGACTGACCACGGTCAGATCATGCATACGGATGATATCAGTTGGGCCCGCAGTGGCCATTTATGGGCTCCGGATTGTGCCTATAAAGATGGCACCTACTACTATTATTACCCAGTCAGAGATAAGCAGAATAAGAACAGAATTGGGGTTGCAACCAGTGATTCTCCTGCTGGTCCTTTTACAGACTCGGGATCCTATATTGAGGGGACGGATGAAATCGATCCGGCCTGTTTTGTTGATGATGACGGACAGGCCTATTTGTATTGGGGCGGTCATCACCTACGATTTGTGACACTGAATGATGACATGAAGAGTCACAGCGGAGTAACGCACGTAGAACTGCCCAACTTTTATGAGGGTCCATGGATGCATAAAAGAAATGGGGTCTATTATCTGTCCTATGCTAGCGGTGTGCAAAAACCGATTGTCTACTGCACCAGTTCTTCCCCAACCGGGCCCTTTACCTATCGCGGGGTTCTAATGGATGCTGAGGTTACTGGAGGCGCCACCAATCATCACTCAATCGTCAAGTTCAAGGGGAAGTGGTACATTTTCTATCATAACATCGCGTTGAGTGACATTAGTTGCAGACGGTCTGTGTGCGTTGATCGCTTGCATTACAATGACGACGGAACCATAAAGAAAGTGGTTCAAACGAAAGAGTCCGTTGCTCCCGTTCCTTACAATCTTGCGTTGAATAAGGCGGCAACACAGTCCAGTACAGCCCAGGACGCAGGGCCCGGTCGAGCGATTGATGGCGAGACCCGCGGCAAGAAGGACGATGCCTCTGTAACCTGCACTAATCGCGAGGCGAATGCATGGTGGCAGGTGGACCTTGGGTCAGATTACATCATTGGTGATATCAAAATCTGGAACGCAATTGGTGCCGATGCTGCAGCTAAATTCGGTGGTTATACGATTTCTGTATTGGACAGCAATCAGGTTGAAGTCTGGTCTAGCCATCAGACCGCACCGGCGGAACGGCCGACAACCGTAGCGGTCGGTGGTGCAATCGGCAGAACGATCAAGGTTCAGTTGGCCGGTGAAAATGCGCTAAGCCTTGCAGAGGTCGAGGTGATTGGCAGCAGTATTCCCATTCTGCCCGAGATTTCTACGGACCTGAATATCGCGGAGAAGAAATCCGTAACCGCGAGTGCAAGCAGTACGCATAGCTCGAGCTATTCGGCACAGAAGGCCTTCGATGGCAACCTCGGAACGCGCTGGGCTTCAACCGGTGAGTCGACCCCTTGGCTCGAGGTGGAATTCGACTCAACCGTAACGGTGCACGGCGTGAAAATCGTAGAGTATCATGACCGCATTCGTTCCTATAAAGTTCAGGTGTATAACGAGAGTTGGGAAACCATTTTTGTCGGTGGAAACCCCAGTTCAAATAAGACGTATGATTTCCCCGCAGTAACAGGCTCCAAGTTCCGTTTACAGGTTACCGAGGCGACAGATGGCCCGACCATCAAGGAACTTGAGCTGTATGTTGATGCTGAGTCAGACCCATCGGTTTCACTAGATTGA
- a CDS encoding right-handed parallel beta-helix repeat-containing protein, translating to MLVSMVLLQSSVWAGLTTLYVSPEGKDQWSGRSADPKQNEGPLATLDAARLKVRQLKAADPEGSFEVQFRGGVYPLRETVVFGAEDSGRKDAPVIYKAYPGEKPVFNGGVEIRNWKQCKKDPAGTPQEARGKLWVAEIPEMPGEWYIRTLYDGETLLKRAVSGKLYHDESDKNRANDYNMQGKKIVKELKYEGDPVKPFERYVKYKGDDIRAWDNLYDIEILLKDRPWLKNMIPLASVDEKKKMVTMAADPTYQPVRPHLAYWIGNAIDYLDEPGEWVVNTKEGRIYMWPKKDPADMNIIAPFLQEFIRVEGREDGPFAKHICFEGLTFTYGLRDTLLESDKGLQHDWEMYDKGNAVIRFRFAEECKFNSNVIKNSSGTGIRLDLHCQRNEVSSNLLEYLGGCGIVLSGYGPGTKDVNKNNIVHDNYIHHMGEVLKHSAAIFIAQSGHNEITHNTIHDLPYNGIVVSGCRPDEFYLSQRIPFRRAWVSTIRFEECEPYILKGLKSDRKISLSHFLPLLHARENHIAMNDISRTLLELHDGNAIYFSGMGENNLVERNYLHKNYDTAGTLRLDDNPSYTIIRENVITEAQQGFGLKDRAEVSNNFVFTETFLRGRSTPGWLGGTKKVIPKGNIFMPPASSKSSNGLYLTDSRATNKPFYENLPLMENSIYFTNNKSECYVPKAALGSDLFTGQQVKAGKNGIKLLYADPMFDEEAMKKNIYRFKKGSPAIALGIKPIDLSQVGSSLTRK from the coding sequence ATGCTGGTTTCGATGGTGCTCTTGCAGAGTTCGGTTTGGGCCGGGTTAACGACGCTCTATGTGTCGCCAGAGGGAAAGGACCAGTGGTCAGGGAGATCGGCTGATCCAAAGCAGAATGAGGGGCCTTTGGCCACCTTGGATGCGGCCCGCCTGAAGGTGCGCCAGTTGAAAGCCGCTGATCCTGAAGGATCTTTTGAGGTGCAGTTCCGTGGCGGTGTCTATCCCCTGCGTGAGACCGTCGTATTTGGGGCTGAAGATTCCGGACGAAAAGATGCTCCGGTCATTTACAAAGCCTATCCTGGCGAAAAGCCAGTCTTTAACGGTGGCGTTGAGATCCGAAATTGGAAACAGTGCAAAAAGGATCCTGCCGGGACTCCGCAAGAAGCTCGTGGCAAACTGTGGGTAGCTGAGATTCCCGAAATGCCAGGGGAGTGGTATATCCGAACGCTCTATGATGGAGAAACGCTGTTGAAACGTGCTGTTTCCGGAAAGCTGTACCACGATGAGTCCGATAAAAACCGGGCCAACGATTACAATATGCAGGGCAAGAAGATCGTGAAGGAATTGAAGTATGAGGGGGATCCTGTAAAGCCGTTCGAGCGATACGTTAAATACAAAGGCGATGATATCAGAGCTTGGGATAACTTATACGACATCGAAATTTTGCTGAAAGATCGTCCCTGGTTGAAGAATATGATTCCTCTGGCGAGTGTTGACGAGAAGAAGAAAATGGTAACCATGGCGGCAGACCCAACCTATCAGCCTGTGAGGCCTCACTTGGCTTATTGGATTGGAAACGCCATCGACTACTTGGATGAGCCGGGCGAGTGGGTGGTGAACACCAAGGAGGGACGCATCTACATGTGGCCGAAGAAAGACCCGGCAGATATGAACATCATCGCTCCCTTCTTGCAGGAATTTATCCGAGTGGAAGGGCGGGAAGATGGACCTTTTGCCAAGCACATTTGTTTTGAAGGACTGACCTTTACCTATGGCCTTCGGGATACGCTTCTTGAAAGCGACAAGGGGTTGCAGCATGACTGGGAGATGTATGACAAGGGCAATGCTGTGATCCGCTTCCGGTTTGCCGAAGAGTGTAAGTTCAACTCGAACGTAATTAAAAACAGTAGCGGAACAGGCATTCGGTTGGATCTTCACTGCCAGAGAAATGAGGTTTCCAGCAACCTTTTAGAGTATCTGGGGGGATGCGGGATTGTACTCAGTGGTTACGGGCCGGGAACGAAGGACGTGAACAAAAACAATATCGTTCACGACAATTATATCCACCACATGGGTGAGGTCCTTAAGCATTCCGCAGCCATCTTTATTGCTCAAAGCGGGCATAATGAAATAACGCACAATACCATACACGACTTGCCCTACAATGGCATTGTGGTGAGCGGTTGCCGTCCCGATGAATTTTACCTTTCACAGAGAATTCCGTTCAGGCGTGCGTGGGTTTCCACCATCCGTTTTGAAGAATGCGAACCCTATATCCTCAAGGGCTTGAAATCAGATCGTAAGATATCGCTGTCTCATTTTCTGCCGCTTCTCCATGCGCGTGAAAACCATATCGCCATGAATGATATTTCGCGCACGCTTCTCGAGTTGCATGACGGGAATGCCATTTATTTCTCGGGGATGGGTGAAAATAATTTGGTGGAACGTAACTATTTGCATAAGAACTATGACACCGCAGGCACGCTACGCCTAGACGATAATCCTAGCTACACGATTATCCGAGAGAATGTGATCACCGAAGCGCAGCAGGGTTTTGGGCTCAAGGACCGAGCGGAGGTCAGCAATAACTTCGTGTTCACCGAGACGTTTCTTCGTGGAAGATCGACGCCCGGATGGCTGGGGGGAACCAAAAAGGTCATACCCAAGGGGAATATCTTCATGCCGCCCGCCTCCTCGAAATCGAGCAACGGGCTCTATTTAACAGACTCACGGGCCACCAATAAGCCGTTCTACGAAAATCTCCCACTGATGGAGAACTCGATCTATTTTACGAATAACAAGAGCGAGTGCTATGTTCCTAAGGCAGCGCTCGGAAGTGATCTCTTTACAGGTCAGCAAGTGAAGGCCGGCAAGAATGGAATTAAGCTTCTCTATGCCGACCCGATGTTTGACGAAGAAGCGATGAAGAAAAACATCTATCGCTTCAAAAAGGGTTCTCCGGCCATTGCTCTTGGCATCAAACCGATTGATCTGAGCCAGGTGGGATCCTCTCTGACCAGAAAATAA
- a CDS encoding agarase, whose translation MNVAVVSVNMGKGPTQKKAFQRAFDSEEEWANKTVELLRANGFNGTGAWCDDEQLKEAKNRVNYCVNWKFMSTFAKGLTKRGSGHVDFPSDCIRVFDPGWERFCERHARTQLAEVKNDPHLLGHFFDNELPLKPGMIERYLDLPKDDAGYQAAQKFMVSRKGKGATLGDLKDADRDAFDDLVIEKYMGTIARAIRKVDPHHMLLGPRLYSRNASMDVIGKYVDAFAYNLYGKWSPASKAVELAEAIGKPLIVTEFYAKGLDAEGLSNESGAGWCVPTQEDRGLFYQNFVLDLLETKVCVGWHWFRYQDNDPGNTKVDASNLNANKGIVNNDYETYEPLVSKMKELNSHVYSLIDYFDDSQ comes from the coding sequence ATGAATGTAGCGGTCGTGTCCGTTAACATGGGAAAAGGTCCTACACAGAAAAAAGCGTTCCAGCGCGCATTCGATTCAGAAGAAGAGTGGGCGAATAAAACGGTCGAGTTGCTCAGAGCGAATGGATTTAACGGCACAGGAGCCTGGTGCGACGATGAGCAACTCAAAGAAGCGAAGAATCGGGTCAACTATTGCGTCAACTGGAAATTCATGTCCACGTTTGCAAAAGGGCTTACCAAGCGGGGATCGGGCCATGTTGATTTTCCCTCGGACTGCATTCGCGTATTCGATCCCGGGTGGGAACGTTTTTGTGAACGTCATGCGAGAACGCAGCTTGCCGAGGTTAAAAACGACCCTCATCTGTTAGGACATTTTTTTGACAATGAGCTTCCGCTGAAGCCAGGAATGATCGAGCGCTATCTGGACTTGCCGAAGGATGATGCCGGTTATCAGGCGGCTCAGAAATTCATGGTGTCCCGCAAGGGAAAAGGGGCCACTCTCGGTGATCTAAAGGACGCCGACCGGGATGCATTCGATGATCTTGTCATCGAAAAATATATGGGCACAATCGCTCGGGCAATCCGGAAGGTGGATCCACACCACATGCTGCTCGGACCTCGTCTCTACTCCAGAAATGCTTCGATGGATGTTATTGGAAAATATGTCGATGCGTTTGCATACAACCTCTATGGAAAATGGTCGCCCGCATCGAAGGCAGTAGAATTAGCGGAAGCCATCGGCAAACCTCTGATTGTGACCGAATTTTACGCCAAAGGATTGGATGCGGAGGGTTTGTCGAATGAGTCCGGTGCCGGGTGGTGTGTGCCGACGCAGGAGGACCGGGGATTGTTCTATCAGAATTTTGTATTAGACCTGCTCGAAACCAAAGTTTGCGTCGGTTGGCACTGGTTCCGGTATCAGGACAATGATCCGGGGAACACAAAAGTCGATGCATCCAACCTGAATGCCAATAAAGGAATCGTGAATAACGATTACGAAACGTATGAGCCGCTCGTCAGCAAAATGAAAGAGCTGAATTCTCACGTGTACTCGCTCATTGATTATTTTGACGATAGTCAATGA